In the Mus pahari chromosome 19, PAHARI_EIJ_v1.1, whole genome shotgun sequence genome, one interval contains:
- the Rwdd4 gene encoding RWD domain-containing protein 4 — translation MGANEDQEMELEALRSIYEGDNSFRELSPVSFQYRIGEDGDPKAFLIEISWTETYPQTPPVISMNAFFNNTISSTVKQSILAKLQEAVEVNLGTAMTYTLFEYAKDHKEQFMENHHPGNSATPVANIISVETPTIAPSSKKKEKKEQLSKAQKRKLADKTDHKGELPRGWNWVDVVKHLSKTGSKDDE, via the exons ATGGAACTAGAAGCCTTACGATCTATTTATGAAGGAGATAACAGTTTCCGGGAATTAAGTCCAGTGTCATTTCAATATAGG ATAGGTGAAGACGGCGATCCCAAAGCCTTCCTGATAGAGATTTCCTGGACGGAGACATACCCGCAGACGCCTCCCGTCATATCTATGAACGCCTTTTTTAACAACACCAT CTCCTCCACTGTGAAGCAGAGCATCTTAGCCAAGCTGCAGGAAGCAGTGGAAGTAAACCTGGGCACGGCCATGACCTACACGTTGTTCGAGTACGCTAAGGACCATAAAGAGCAGTTCATGGAGAACCACCATCCTGGGAATTCTGCA ACGCCTGTAGCCAATATCATCTCGGTTGAAACCCCTACCATAGCCCCATCGagtaagaaaaaagagaagaaagaacagcTTTCCAAAGCTCAGAAACGCAAGCTGGCAGATAAAACAG ATCACAAAGGGGAGCTCCCTCGAGGCTGGAACTGGGTTGACGTCGTGAAG CAC TTAAGCAAAACTGGCTCTAAAGATGATGAGTAG